The Podarcis muralis chromosome 16, rPodMur119.hap1.1, whole genome shotgun sequence genomic interval gtaAACTGCCACACAGGCCGGATTACACTGACCAGTgtgccggattaggcccctgaaacagactttggacatgcctggggtTGGGGCAGCAAAGTGCCAGAAAGGCCAACAGTTTAGCAGAAGGAAACACTAAAGGGAGAAATGAAATTCTGTGCTCTAGAGTTAAGCAAATTTGAAATGTACATCTTAGTGAATGAACTGTGTGTGGTTAAAAAAAGAttcaaataatataaaaataagcaAACCTATGTTATAGTTTAGGCATATTATAGGGCCCTGTGGAACTGTGCTTgtcacccttttttaaaaagaggaagctGTGCTTGTTAAAATCCCAGAACTCCCTGCCAAGGTGACCCAAGTTCTGAGACAAGACTAAACTCTACTACTGGAAGGGCTCTGCAAATTAAGAACATGAGCCTACAATTATTCTGCTAGATACGGGGATGGGAAAATATCTAAGCAGGGTGCTAACCATTGGGCAATGCTACTCAGTAGAAGCAGCTTTCAAGGCCTTAGCAAATATGGCCAACCATTTCCTTTCTCCACACACGCACCCTCCAGGCAATGTTTGAAATCCCCCAGGTGTTTTGCAACTGGCATGTGTCCAATTGCAACTGTGGAAATCTCAGGATGCCAGgttggcgactgacatctccatcaggatggctctccagctttcttaagcaggtaagcagaagagcttatttattgcatttacactCCACCTTTCCCCCcgaaggagtacatggttcacccacCCCCTAGTTAATTCCTACAATGACATAGATTCCCCATGACATAGATTAAGAAGCTATGACTGGTCCAaggccacctagtgagcttcatgactagtggggatttgaaccctgacctcccaggtcctagtcccgacactctaacccaggggtaggcaacctaaggtctgtgggccggatgcagcccaatcgccttctcaatccagcctgcggatggtccgggaatcagtgtgtttttacatgattagaatgtgtccttttatttaaaatgcatctctgggttatttatggggcataggaattcgttcatctccccccccccccccaaatatagtctggcccaccacatgctctgagggacggtggaccagcccaggctgaaaaaggttgctgacccctgctctaaccactacattacCCTGGCTTCCTACAGTACTTCTGCTTtaggggcagctatataaattaaatcAGTGAATAAAAATGGGGAAAGTAAAATGTCActcagagaaggatctgaaatattttccttgaagcttgaatttgttttattctagattgttttatttgatgttttagtgtgttgtaaactgcttttgatatatattttttaaaatataaaacagtatagaaatgaatATTTATAACAACAAATTTCACTGGGGCCGGAGCAGGGTagatgcctagacattccattgcagTGACTataacctagatttaaggtgTCATTTAGTGATTAGCTTAtacatctgagtttctaacattgtTTCCAGGATTGCCAGGATGTGGCCATTTCTAGCCCTCCAAGGTGCAACTTCAATAGTAAATAACTAGATATAGCACTTTAAAGTGCTCGATAAGGCTTCCTGTGCATTATTTAGTTGAGATCCTTACAACAAGACCATGTTACACTTTTCACAGGTGTAGGGAAATATTTTTCAGCCACaaggccagatctttatctctcCAATCCCTGGGAAGCCCATTTTGACAAGATGGTTGGGGACCCCCACATGTCAATCACTTGACATTGCAGTGATGTTAGGCGACTCTTTTCTTTTCAGCAGTGGAGCCCCAGAAGCCCAGTTGGTGCAGACTTTAATGTCCATGTTATGTCCCCCTTTCATGCTTCCCCCACTcagtctgaaataaaaaaaaattccttccagtagcaccttaaagaccaactaagttagttcttggtatgagctttcgtgtgcatgcacacttcttcagatacactggcagtgtatctgaagaagtgtgcatgcacacgaaagctcataccaagaactaacttagttggtctttaaggtgctactggaaggaatattttttttttactatggcagaccaacacggctacctatctgtatccgTCTGAAATGTTATACTTACATCAAATTGTggcatcttcttcttccttcGTTTTTCCCTGACAAATGAGATACCTGGGATGTCTGTGTCTCTCTCATTGATGGCTCCAGGCTCTGCCACTGTTGACTTCTGGGGAACAGCTGTGTTCACAGGAGAGATGTTGGCGAGCTCACCTGGAACCAGAAGCTTATCAAAGCCAAAAAGAGTTTGCCGCTTGACTGGGCCATGGGTAGGTGTGGAAGTGTCCGACAGGCCGGAGCTGGGAGACTCTTGTCGCCTCCCCAGGAAACTGTAGCTTAAGGGGTTCTCCAGGCGGCTGTAAGACCGGCGTACTCTTTTTGGCCTGGCCAGTTCTTGCTCGTCATCAGCACTGACTGGGAGCAGGAGGTCGGTCCCTGCCGGTAAGGCCTCGGCCTCAGGATGCAAAGAGCTGTGCAGGGGAGAAGGCTTCAGTTCCACCTTGGCATTACTTTCAACCTCTGTGGTTCTCAGAGGAATGTTTTCCTTGTCTTCTTTTAATGAATTCTGTAAGAGAAGATGCAAGCTTAACCTTCAATAGGAAAGGCTTCTGCAGGTGACAGACTTAGCActctattctgaataatgctgaaAAGAGTACTCCAGCAAGAATGCCAAATGATTCACTAATTTCAGCTGATTAACTACCTGCCTTGGAACAAATTAATTTAAGCCTATTTGCATATAGCCAAAGTAACAATGTTATGCACCTTTCAGGTATCAAATACAGTATATCCATATTCATTTGTAAATTAACAACCCATCACATTGCGAGTTGGGATCATCTTTAAATAGCTCTTTTTTCATTTCCTTGTGCAGTGACACACCAGAATCAAAGaggcttaaaataataattataataggaACAAGTGTGTCCGTCATTTACAGCATCCCTGCTCCAACATTGGCAAGTTAAAGTTCACAGCCCTGATGGAAAGGCGTGGCCTTTCTGTTAACCACAGAACCTGGTGCTTGAGACTTACCCTTGGACTCCGACGAGGAATTAAGGCTGTTTCTTTTATCTGGtttggaaaaaggaaaagaaaacccaaaTGAAAAAGCATTCTGCTGCCAGAactgctgctcctgtggatcATGCCGTCTGAAGTGGTTGCCTCCctgcttcagagggagtgcaatctCATCCAGAACAGGTAACAGAACTATTTCTTAGACATGGAACCATTCTTCCACAGGGCATCtttcttgccaggattcagatTCAGTTAACTGGCCCAGACCAACACTGCATTCAGGGTCTGATCCAGGGTCTGTATGTCCCCTCCTGATcttcaaattaccgtatttttcgcaccataggacgcactttttccctcctaaaaagcaagggaaaatgtgtgtgcgtcctatggagcgaatgcaggggggaggcaggcggggaaagccctcaagagccgcacacaagcttcgtgcgctcttgcgggcttttctccaggagggagaagggactgactggctgtagcagtcccttctccctcctgggggaaaagcccccaagagcggcaccctctttaaaggctgtgcggctcctgcaggcttttctacgaggtgggggaatccgcccacctcccagaaaagccaggagaagccgcaccgcccctttaaagagcgtgcggcttctgcgggaggtgggggaagctgcagcagattccctcctcccgggctccctttgaggcggcaatgtgggaggggagcagcttacactcgtgtaagcagctcctctcccactttcctccttcaaagcaactacggaggagggaaggaagaggaccatggatcctccgctgctggaggcttcagcagattcccccctccgtgattgctttgaagcaggaaagtgggaggggggcagcttacactcgtgtaagcagctcctctcccactttcctgcttcaaagcaactacggaggagggaaggaaggggaccatggatcctccgctgctggaggctgcagaggattcctcctccgtgattgctttgaagcaggaaagtgggaggggggcagcttacactcctgtaagcagctcctctcccactttcctgcttcaaagcaactacggaggagggaaggaaggggaccatggatcctccgctgctggaggcttcagcagattccccccctccgtgattgctttgaagcaggaaagtgggaggggggcagcttacactcgggtaagcagctcctctcccactttcctgcttcaaagcaactacggaggagggaaggaaggggaccatggatcctccgctgctggaggcttcagcagattccccccctccgtgattgctttgaagcaggaaagtgggaggggggcagcttacactcgggtaagcagctcctctcccactttcctgcttcaaagcaactacggaggagggaaggaaggggaccatggatcctccgctgctggaggctgcagaggattcctcctccgtgattgctgggagcttctctgggcaggaattccctcagcttaagtggggtgggggaagtgtggcaggtaggggggtacctacctagacagtgaagccacatgtctctccaatgaaaattgggagtgggcattgtgtgaagtggctgtggatcccctgccgcagaactgtaggactgtatagagttgggagggccacccgagggtcatctagcccagccccctcacaatgtaggaatcacatctaaagaacgccaggcagatggtcccccaactgctgcttaaaagcctccagtggtggagaccccaaacaccttccgaggtcatagaattgcagggttggaagggaaccccaggagtcatctagtccagccccggtggacagcaggcgcaatccatcccattgcgcaagactaaagatgctgcgcaaggctaaagaagaagccaaggcagcgagcgggatggattgcgcttgctgccttgtctttttctttagctgcactggagaggtttagctcctggctggagaggttgcgcggctATGGACCCCacgcgctgtcttggcttctttgctctttggggctgggggggggggaacccgggcttcccccgcagccccgagaagctctgggagaagtggataggctgcgtgcagcctgtccgttgctctttggggctggggggggggaataatatttttttccttgatttccccctctaaaaactaggtgcgtcctgtggtccggtgcgtccaatagagcgaaaaatacggtaaggtAGATGCACTATAGCATTAAAATTTTGCCAATATTTGGATTTACTTGTTCTTTAAGAGCCAAGTGTAGATGAAAAGAAGAAGTGGTGAGCAGGTGTGAAGGGCAGAGTATCACACATCTACAAGCAGCAGGGAGATTTTTTGGTGGTAGCAGCTTTTCCAACCTCCATCAGAAGCTCCAGCATGTCTTCTTTCAGTACAATTCTTCAAAAGATGTTGAGTTATAGTCCAATTCTTAGAGCAACCAGTTAACTACTAAGGAAATTTGTGAATTTCAAAACAGGAAACTTGATTTAACTATCTTTGCATCTGGTCaccctaaagcagtgtttcccaaccggtgttccgcggcacactagtgtgccgcgagacgttgcctggtgtgccgcgagatgttgcctggagggaggcaggcgagtcgggcggcgagaggcggggcggcggcggcgaggagaggccgcccagcgcggggctctcgccgtctgcctgcctggctgcctgcgtggcgctgacgtcacggggctgtaacgtgccccacataggcacacgcggggcggtgagcgagctccctcccacatcccatcgccgctcgcttcggccggcctactgggctgtcgcaggcggaaggcctgcgcatgcgcgaggttttagcgccttcgggattcccttcacgccttcctcctcccgggtccttgagagcacgggaagcggcagcgcgagaccggcgttgagcctggtaggtattgcgcttgccaaggcagtcatttgggaaatgaaaacttgcaaagcaagcaaccagttcaatctgaagtacgtgtatgcttaatatcctgtatctgaaacctgttctgccccctcccccacacttggtgccattttcatctacacatgcagcagagtaagttgacccagaatagtaccaattcagatggcagatgggagaatgacagtgctgaatgctttcccaggtagaacagtccctgcaaataaaaacctagcatatttggaagagggatgctagcctaaccattaccttctatgctgttactatttttttttttttttacataagtaaaaagtgacctttccccatctggcatggtggtgtgcctcgagattttttccatgaaacaagtgtgcctttgcccaaaaaaggttgggaaacactgccctaaagaGTGGCATGTAAGTACAAAACATTAATCTGAAGGGGATACTATGTTGCAGTTTAGGCTCTAATCTGGGTCCTGGGTGCAAAGAGGCTAAAGGtcagggtggagagagagagaaaatccatGGATGGCTCTCTCTGCACTAGCAGAAAATGGCACGAGGCCTCTGAAACTCTACGTACCTGCCGATTTCGTGGCATGATCTTTTTCACAGTGACCGGCCGCATTGCAAATGGTCCAGATGTCTGTGGAGAAGACAAGTAACAATTGAAGTGAGTGTTGAAAGGGAACCTTAGTAGAAAGGGTTATGCTCCTTCTGTCCAAAAGAACCCCAACACCAGCCTTTTGCTAACAATTCCCTAGGCACACCAGCTGTCAAAAAAGCACATTGGTAGAAGCAGTCAAAGTTCAAGCAGGAGGAGCGCACCCAGGGAAAACACACAGGCTGAGGTGTTTCCTGCCCTGATCGCAGCCTGGGCAGGAAAACAGGATAAACGTTTCCACCCACCAGTTTGCCGCCTGGCACTTTGCTCGCCACCGGGCTCGGCTTCCCCTGCGACACGGGCTGAGCCGAGGGCGACGCGATCCTCTCCGACCGGCGCCGCCGCGAGGGAGAAGCAGCATCAGCATTAACAGCACCTGCGAGAAAGGGACCGAGAGAGGGGGGCGCTCAGCAGCAGCTAACCCCGGGGGGATCCGCCAAGATCTCCCGCGATCCCCCTGGGCGGCCGCTCTGGATGTTGCTCGTTCCCGCCGCCGCCCCAGCAGCGGCCACCCCAGGCGGGCTGGGCTCGGGCAAGACAGACGCCCGTCCTGGGGGCAGGATCCCTTCGTGCGCAGCCAGGCCGCCAGCCAACGGGACCCCACAGCCGAGGGGGCCTGAAGGTCGCCCCAAAGGGAGGGAAGAGCGGGGCTAGAGGCGCTGAAGGAGAGACGGAAACGGCCTGACCGACTGCCGCCCCCCACAAAATGGGCGCCTCTTCCTCTCTTTGCCCCCCACCGCCCCCTGCTGATAACAGCTCTCTGGTAACGTGACCCCTCCCCGCTCACCTGCCCGGGCTTCCCCAGCGGAGCGAGCCCTCCTGGCCCCTGCGCGGCCTCCTCCCGCCATTGCGGCCTGCGGGCAGCTTCGCTTCAAGATCCTCTTCGCCGTTGAATTCGCCCGCCACCGCTTCGGCGGAAGTAGCGTAAGGGAAGAGGCGCGGCAAGGGAAGCGAGTCGCCGCTCTAGCGCCATCTTGGGAGAGGCCCCCGCAGCCGCCCCGCGCGGCGCTCTCGCGAGGTTAGCGCCGCTCGCGTGACGCTGGGGATGATGCCATCAGAGCGCGTCCTTCCCGGAAGAGACGTGGCAACAGGGCCAACAGGCGAAGGCATCGtcgtcccccctccctcctcctccgcctttcTTCCTCCCGTCATGGCCACGCCTCTTCCCCGGAATCTGTAAGGGGAATCCGTGAGTATCGGCGGACCTTCGCGCGGGGCCGGTAAATAAGGGCTAGGGCGCCAAGGGATCGCGTCACTCGGACGCCTGGGTTCCTTTCCTGGTGGAGTGCAGGAGTCCTGGGTTCCTGACAGGGCGGGGCTGCAGAGCAGGGCGCCCGGATCCCCTTCTGTGAAAGAGGAGCGGCAGTGGGGCGATCACTGCTCCTGGGTTCTTCGCGGGGCGTAAGCGTCGCTGGATCCGGGCGGGGCGGCGGCTGGGATGCTTGGCTGGAAGAGATGACGATTGgcatgtgggtggggggagagaaaagcttCTGTGGTTTTTAAACATCCCAGTCTTGAGGGTGCTTTCGTGGAGATATCTCCAGTGCGCCTGGGACTAACTTGGGTAGGACAGTACTGTATTTGTGTGGGCAGAGTATTGCTCTCTCCGTGGGGTGATTCTGGTATAGCTCCTCTATAGAGCAGTAATAGTTGCCTGAAAGATCAGGGAAATCAACAGGTCTAGCTTTCTCTGCTTTTGCAGCGCCATGTTCCTCAGTGTTACCTGCtgtgttttggggtgggaggtggaGGGGAGAGTGCAGATGCTGTGAGAGCATTCAGATGGTGGCAGTGTAGATTCTGGACTCTGCTCGTGAGGAACTTGTAGGAATTGGAGCTAATGATGAAGACTTGGGGTGCAGGTTGTGCTTTGCTAATCTGGTATCTAGGTGGGGTTGGAaagccttcatccaggcaaggcagtaatccctctttctttctttctttctttctttctttctttctttctttctttctttccttgcctAGCTTTCTTTGCTCTTGAGTTGGCACTGTATTTGCCATCATGGGGCTTTGTAAATGCCCCAAGAGGAAAGTCACCAATCTGTTCTGTTTTGAGCACCGGGTGAACGTCTGTGAGAACTGCATTGTTGCTAATCACGCCAAGGTAAATGGGGACACTGGATTAAGGGTGGAGGGTTGAGACTGGGCTAGAGAGTTACCTTGTGCCTGGAGGCAATGTAACCTTGGAAAAGGGGGGAATGGGGATTTTAGGTTCTCGTCTTTCTCCCTTTTCCTGCTCTTGTTAGAAACACGAAAGCAGAATGTTGAAAAGTATTTGCCTTTGTGATGGGGTGTGTGAGAGGAACCTGCATCATTCAAGATTTTGGGCTATGACTCCcaccagggcatagctgtcaaccgtcccttatttggcgggaaactcccttagcccagcgccgtgtcccgctgctgtcccttattgatgatgtcccttaaatttcccgggtttcaaaggaagcagctcctctccctccctccaaataGTGTTGGTTCTGATTCAGTTATGTGACTGTCTCCTTCCTTCAGTTCGACAATTTCCTAAGCACCCTCTTAGTAACACCTACTCTGCACCAAGTTCAGACCTCTCAGACACACAAAAGTAGGCTGTGTTTTCCTTTGGGGATCTTACTAGACCTGAGCATCTTTAGAAAATTTTGTTATTGTTATCATTATCATTGTTACCAATATCCTAAAACTCTGGTGCAACCACACTTACCCTGAGCCCAATTCCCTCTTGCCAAGCATttgcctctctttttcttcttttagtgCATTGTCCAGTCATACCTGCAGTGGCTTCAGGACAGTGATTACAATCCCAACTGTCGGCTGTGCAATACACTTCTCTCCACTAAAGAGACAGTCCGGCTGGTCTGCTATGGTCAGTAAAAGTTCTCTACGCTCTTAGGTGTGACATCCATCCATGAAGGTCCAGGCTCTGCAAGCAGTAACTCTGCTAAACTTAGCAAATCGTCCTCCTGAGGCCATCcagaaaattcccccccccccttcactggaCCTTGAAATGCCACTGCAGCAACTTTAAAGTAGGCTTCATGCAAATAGAGAGGCAGGAAAATGTTGATTGTGGAAAGAGGGTGGGGTGTTTGTGGGAGATGCCCCCTACTCCGAGTCTGCCAGAAACCTGTAGTTGGTTAAGGCTACTGGGAGGgggaagctacagttcccagtattcatTGTGGGAAGTCATGTGTTTTGGATATGCTTTAGCTGTATGGTGTGGTTCTGCTCTATCTGTCCCCATGCGAAGGTTCGCCCTAACAGATCCCCCATCCCCGTTCCTGTAGATCTCTTTCACTGGTCTTGCCTCAACGagatggccaaccagctgccgAAGAATACTGCCCCAGCTGGCTACCAGTGTCCCAACTGTCAGGGCCCCGTCTTTCCACCGGCCAACCTTGTCAGTCCAGTAGCATCAATACTGCGAGAGAAGCTGTCGATGGTGAATTGGGCTCGGGCTGGCCTTGGGCTCCCACTGGTAAGAGGCAATTCCAgcatttttggtttttgttttattctaaGGAGGGCTAATTGAAGGCATAAGAAAAGCttggttggatcaggccagtgacccatctgttccagcatctCTCACCGAGGCCAATAGAGCATAGCTATGAATGATTTGCCTAGAGCCTGCTGCCAGGTAGAGAAGTTCTTGCTGTTTTTAGCTTCTGGGATTGTCTTGTGAGGAGGAAAGAATGTGATGCAGCAGTCAGCAAAACATCCttgatggggagggggaatctgcAGTGGGCTCCTCATCAAACAGATTCCCAGATGGCAgttccctttttcctttcccctctcggGGACTGGACCAGTTCCATGTTTCAGCATGTGCAAACGTTTCCCACTTGGGTAAATCCAGGGTGTTTGTATCTGTGGACAGACAGACATATCCATGGAAGTGAAGGGTCAGCTTCAGGGCATCTCTGCGAGCTGGAAGATGAACCTCAGCCAGGCCTGCTGGACTGAAGGCATAGATTCCAGGGCCAGAGGACtttctgcacccacccacccgcacGTTTCTTCTGCCTGCTGTTGATTTTCCTAATTAGCCTTGAATCTGACTTTTGCTTTCATTCTGGTCAGATTGATGAAATGGAGACAGTCCAGGAAGCGGAGCCTCACGACACCGCAGACTACACAGATTGGTCCAGCTTCACCGGTGAGTATTGCCGGAGTAGGAGGAGCCAGACACTGTGACAGCTGTTCTGTCTCTTGGCCGCTGGTCCCACCCCTCTGGCAGGGTCTCCTGGCATGATAACACAACTCCTTTTCTCTGGAGGCTTTGTGAGCGCAGAGCATTCAAGGTGCCCCACTCAGGGAGACAGCTGTGTTTAGGAACTAACTGGGGAGGGGGCGGCATTTCACAATTCCATTCCCGTTGGGAGATTTCCTACCCCTCTCTCCCATGTGCATTGCAAGCAGGAAAGTTGGGGAAGGGGCTTACCCTCATAGCAGCCAGAATCTCTGTGTTTGGTGGAAAGGAATTGCCGTGGCCTCACACTGAAGACCTTGCTCCTTGAGGGAAGGGGCATGGCCCTGGTGACCCTGGGTCTCTGGCCTAAACTTGTGAAGAAGTGTCTCAAGCGCATGAACCAAGCCTGCTCTCTTCCAGCCTTGCCTCAATGacctctcctctctttctcaCCCCATATCAAGTCCTCAACTCAGAGGAGGCTGTGCAGCAGAGCCCCCATTCGGCCTTCTCTTACGGTTCAAGCGCAAGCTTCCCCTCCTCCCAACAACAGCAAAGCATGAACAACGGGGCGGTGCAGGAGCATCAGCACACGGTTATCAGCATGAATGCTTTGTCCAATGACCCCGTCACCATTAACGCAGGTAGGCACACAGGTGGGGGGGCCTTTCATCCAGGGAAGGGTGCCTGGGGGGAACAATACTATCTCCCCTGCGATGGAACGTGGGCTGAGGAAGAGCATGGGATCTCATGCCTTTTTGCTTTCTGCCTTGCTGCTTGTGGCCCGTTCCTCTCAGATGTGAAGCTGGCAAATCAATTGAAATTGGCAAATGGGGCAAATTGGATTGTGGGAAGCAGGGAAAGGAGAGTTCTCCCATCCTACTGAGGCTGCCAGTTGACGGGCAGATAtttaagatggacaaaaggaagaACCTTTTTACAGCACAGACCACACATAGTTGGATACACATCTGCCTTCTTCATGGGTCTCCCTGCTGCTCCTCTTTTGTTGATTGTCTCCTTGGCAACCTCACCCCAGTAGCGCCCCTTGATCAGTGGCAGGAGCCAGAGGGTGCTGTTCTTCAGTTCTGCAGTCCCAAGGCAAGCGGCAAGTTGGAGCCAAATGGGTTTCTGGCATGGAGGGCAAGGCAAGCAACAAGGAGGAGAGCCATCCCCATGCCTGGCACGCAGGAGGTCCAGAGGTCCAGGGTTCAATCCCTACTGGCATCTCCATTTAAAAAGAGGATCAGGGAGCTGCAGTAGCAGCAAGAGGTGTTGGGAAGgctatgcctgcctgcctgcctgcctgcctgcctggtggGTCAGTTCTGCTGGTCAGTGTGTGCAGAGGCAGCAGCCTTTGACTCATCTGAGCTGGGACAGGGCAGCTTCTGGGATGCCTCCTGGGTCATCctcttgctaataataataattatacctttattgtcattgtacaacctgtatacaatgaaattaaatgagcctcccccccaacactcaatctcttattgAACAACACACCATCTCGCAAGtcaattttgctatgttattttccgttCAACAGCCTAAGAGCCCACAGACAGAAGTTATTTTctagcctgttggtacggctgattatacttctatatctcctgcctgagggtagaagattaaagaggtgagggccggggtgtgagtcatccctgagaatttttctcgctctccgaATGCAAcaatcccttgcaatgtcatctagtggactcaagggacagcccatgatatcatgtgctatattcaccaccctctgcagagactttctgtccatggcaTATCAGGGTTTGTAAAGTGGGTTAGGCCTTTTTCGTGGGGGTGGGTGGCCTTTCCCAACCCATCTTCTCTATGCCATTATCC includes:
- the CDCA5 gene encoding sororin; amino-acid sequence: MAGGGRAGARRARSAGEARAGAVNADAASPSRRRRSERIASPSAQPVSQGKPSPVASKVPGGKLTSGPFAMRPVTVKKIMPRNRQIKETALIPRRSPRNSLKEDKENIPLRTTEVESNAKVELKPSPLHSSLHPEAEALPAGTDLLLPVSADDEQELARPKRVRRSYSRLENPLSYSFLGRRQESPSSGLSDTSTPTHGPVKRQTLFGFDKLLVPGELANISPVNTAVPQKSTVAEPGAINERDTDIPGISFVREKRRKKKMPQFDVSQLDEWAAQMNAEFEEAERFDLLVE
- the ZFPL1 gene encoding zinc finger protein-like 1 — encoded protein: MGLCKCPKRKVTNLFCFEHRVNVCENCIVANHAKCIVQSYLQWLQDSDYNPNCRLCNTLLSTKETVRLVCYDLFHWSCLNEMANQLPKNTAPAGYQCPNCQGPVFPPANLVSPVASILREKLSMVNWARAGLGLPLIDEMETVQEAEPHDTADYTDWSSFTVLNSEEAVQQSPHSAFSYGSSASFPSSQQQQSMNNGAVQEHQHTVISMNALSNDPVTINAASSPRKVYDTREGGGSRASEAHVDFDEDKYRRRPALGWLAQLLKNRFSSRKQPRSMMQRFVILLLIGGIGFLTLVIIMMKVGRASADHDPNLDPKFNPHIRVGQE